CTAATTATGCCAAATGTTTGCAAAGGATAAAAGGGCAAAGGTCGATATACGCTGAACCTACGTTGCGAGCCAGTGCTGTTTTCATAACAATCTTTCatatgtttttcttcttattgCAGCCAACTCTACATATTACATGTTGCTCTCTTATAATTCTCTCCAATTTGACCTTTCGGTTCTTTGCATGCAGCTCACTTCCATCAGACACACATCGATCAGTATCTGCAAAAAGTAATCAGCCAGACACGCACCAATTAACGATCAATGACATCATAACATagatttattcaaaaaaaataattgaccattaaacaaaaaaagaaaataatacgTGCATTTAACATAACATTTATGTCAAATCCCATCAAGggaacataaattaattaatctgaAACATAAAATTCATGTGACTTAGTATCATTATTGTGGAAAATTTCTTATTCATATTAAGTTTGGTCGAATGGcaagtgtgatatattttttatgaatttatcattttttttaaactgtacatcaattatattacaagtgtaatacatttgccatatgattaattcaaatttaactgAGTCGAGTCCTAGCTAGAATTTCCCATTATTGCTTATGTTTGCAGTACTGAAAATCTATCTTGtcctctatttttaattttgtgtttctttcttgttaatttttgcatttatgcttttttttttcttgtatttttttaaaagtaggATCAAAGTTGGTTCTCCAATTCCATCGGGCTCCGACTCGTTTTTGCATATTAGTTCGTACCTACTACAGTCGCCTTCAGGGTTAAGGGGCACAGGAAGACGGACTTTGCATATGTTGGGGAGCGCCGCAGCTCTCTCGGGAATAAAATGGAAGCCGGACGCGTCCTCTTTCATGCACTCGCAGCAACTTCTGAGGTCGGCCTTCCCCTTAACCGTATTCTTGAGTGCGCTAACGCCCTGGCAGCACTCGGCGGTCGGGCTACTATATCCGCCCATCAGATACGCCAAGCATGGACTCAGCAAATTTGAGGCTTCTCGGCAGGAGAAGGCATTTGCATGGCTCCACGACTGTGCTGAAACCTGCAGAACCATAGCCCATAATAAGCAGTAAACCACCTTTCTACACATACTGGTTACCTAGTAATTTTAATGTACGTTGTCGATTTTCTGTGTGTTTGATGGGGCGAGATGTTGAGTTGTGTTGGGTACTTATAATCGTAAAGTACCTCCGGATGTCGAATTCGTCAGAGGTAAATTAGGGAAATGGATAGCGATGATGATTGTCTGGTGGGGAATCCAAGTTGCAGTTTCAGATTTGAATTTCGTGGGTTTATGGCCAATCTTCCCAATACCTTGCAAACGAACATGAATTACTCTAATCCAATTGGAACTTGATTTTCGGAATTCTTTTAGGTTATGTTTTAACGGTGAATCGGCATCTAATGATTTAAGGTATATACTCTAACTGGGTCAAAATTCGGATTGGATTCAGAATCTAAAGACTACTAAATCTGAAATTCAAGTGGTAAGATTAGGTTTTTGCAATTAAGGAGTGTTTGGGTGAGTTTCAggaaagtattttttaatttttggtttgaaaaaaatacttttgtgaTGTCAAAAAAATCGTTTATAGGTCAAAAGCTAGAAGCACTTCGAGGGTGCTTTTAGCTGGCTTTTTgggaaataaattcaattttaatttttactactttaccctcattataataactttaatacaactttactattttttatttattttaaaattttcatatttaaagttgatattgaaaattttaaataattcaaataatttaacaataatcaaTTTCATGCtttcacatattaaatattttataattgggGAAAAAAACATTTGGTCCATTAACTTTGTCCGtgattaattttagtacacTAACTTTCGTTGTTATCACATTTTGACcaataatttatagaaatggGTCAATTAAACacaaattagaattaaatacccgtaatgagcataaaatgttgagaaactatggtgacatcctgcacaagaagggggcatcattcagcaaaacttctcaagtttgtggttgataatattgaaaaacaaatgcagtagctgatcagaatatataaaaatatattcgttgacatcatgatttcaacagaaacctgcaaCACCAGATCTTGATTTTTAGAGAGGTTAATCCAGAAACtcgataatattaatgaaaaaatcattgccctaatacaattacatatataaaacacactgggaaatgctgcaaccttctttgctccaataatagcactggttCAAAAGATCAGGAATAGTTAaactcttcttgatgcccacatgcaggcttcccccaaagtatcgaatagcaaccaacaagtaaaacaacttcaaattcaataaaattccaaagcattactgtaatatttcaactaacaggaccgatcacatgtcggaatcacacatagcatactcagtaaatatcagaattcttacaactagAAGAATagagcaattaaaatgatacattatatcaaactgaaaaacaacaaatgcaccaaactaatgcacTGTCCACTAAGCTAggaaactgttaccactcaaatatgtatgaaactgcccataagtacctgaaggcagaaaaataacagaagcttgggcaggtgaatgattagttctttacctgataaacaatAAGCCACATGTAAACACACAAGCATGAGTTAAGCATcagctacaacatatataactgattaattgttcctgagcaaaagcaccattgtccctcttccatgcgagtacccaaaaatcaaggtgatgctacagaaactaccatgtgattcaagggtgaaaattatagataccGCAATTATCAAAAAGGGAATCAAAttggctaaacacaccaaagtcagggttcaaaactacaacatttttgtcaaccaattcaagaatttgttaCCATATCATAACACCCAAgacatttatcagattttatcaatcgtccactcattttctctcactatatacctctagtaaaataaatcaatcgaagaccactcttgctaacgagatatactGAAAGCAAAAAGGAAGAgagacaatgcactctctcctgtcttgttattgttcttatttcaataaattgtctttcatatcagataaacaaaaatgagaatacatatCTATGCAaccacacaaaaatattataaaggacataaataaac
This genomic window from Sesamum indicum cultivar Zhongzhi No. 13 linkage group LG12, S_indicum_v1.0, whole genome shotgun sequence contains:
- the LOC105175414 gene encoding non-specific lipid-transfer protein 1-like, which encodes CHLRLVTFSILFQFVTSMCRKVVYCLLWAMVLQVSAQSWSHANAFSCREASNLLSPCLAYLMGGYSSPTAECCQGVSALKNTVKGKADLRSCCECMKEDASGFHFIPERAAALPNICKVRLPVPLNPEGDYTDRCVSDGSELHAKNRKVKLERIIREQHVICRVGCNKKKNI